A single region of the Aptenodytes patagonicus chromosome 7, bAptPat1.pri.cur, whole genome shotgun sequence genome encodes:
- the SRP14 gene encoding signal recognition particle 14 kDa protein, translating to MVLLESEQFLTELTRLFQKCRTSGSVFITLKKYDGRTKPVPRKGHVESFEPADNKCLLRATDGKKKISTVVSSKEVNKFQMAYSNLLRANMDGLKKKDKKSKNKKSKATQ from the exons ATGGTGCTGCTGGAGAGCGAGCAG TTCCTGACAGAGCTTACCAGACTCTTTCAAAAGTGCAGAACTTCGGGGAGTGTTTTCATAACGCTGAAGAAAT ATGATGGCCGAACAAAACCAGTCCCACGCAAAGGCCATGTAGAAAGTTTCGAACCAGCAGACAATAAGTGTCTTCTAAGAGCAActgatggaaagaagaaaattagcaCAGTG GTGAGCTCAAAGGAAGTAAATAAATTCCAGATG GCATATTCAAATTTGCTGAGAGCTAACATGGATGGcttgaagaaaaaagacaagaaaagcaaaaacaagaaGAGTAAAGCAACACAGTGA